cagatTAACTATTTTctgatgttttatttatttctcctaCTAGGTTAATCTTTGTATTTTAAGTTTTAAGAATTCGgtgtttatttatgtatcttattCTGTTTTTATGCTGATTATTTTTCCCACTGCCACTTTGTTTCCTACAGGAAGGAAGAGATCCCTCCAAAATCACAACCAGTTTCCTTACCCGAAGAATTGAATAGAGTTCGATTATCGCGGCATAAGCTAGAACGTTGGTGTCATATGCCCTTCTTTGCTAAAACTGTCACAGGATGTTTTGTACGAATTGGCATTGGAAACCATAACAGCAAACCAGTTTACCGGGTTGGTATTTCTTTCCTTGGACAGTTGTccttggtatttatttatttgtttgtttgttcattcttttttgtttgtttgtttgagatgggCATCTCACCATGTcagtggccttaaacttgcaatccttccacCTCATCCTATTGAGTGCCTGTGATCTCAGGTGTATACCACCATCCCAGATTTCCATATTTTAAACATAATGATACCCTCCTGGAGGTAGGAGATACTAATCAAATCTATTTGCCAACATTTGACTGTgtatttagtcagcttttcttacagtaacaaatacctgagatgatcaaatgaaaattttattttgactcatgtttTATGAGTATCATAAACATGATCGGGTAGTCAGTCCCATTGCTTTTGGGTCTCTTCTGAGGGAGCAACACATTATAGCGGTGCACATAAGGAGAGAAAAACCACTCATCTCATGGCCCATATGTGAAAGACAGAAAGGCAAAGACCAAGATCCTATAATGCCCTTTGAGAGCATGCCCCAGAGAACTAAAATCTCCCAGGAGGCCTCCCCTCTTAAAATTTTCATCACCCATCAGTAGTGCCAAGCTGGACACTAAGCCTTTAACATGTGGGCCTTGAGAGACACCTAAGATTCAAACTGTAGCAGAATAGAAAGTAGATTCCATGAGATgcccatagaagagtgaaaatctaTAGTGACTGGAGATGTGATTCGCAAACCTGCTGCCAGGAAAAGTAATTGAAGCCCAAGAAGCTTGTGGTTTTGGATTTAGAACAATTTTCTCTATGCTCCtttagtacaaaaagaaaaagggaaacagCTATGAAGTAGTTTTTGGAAATTACATAATCTGTAAGATCTATTTATTCAAATAATAAATTACTAAAAAAAACTTCTAGGACCAGGGAAGTTAAAGAGAATATaaaataactccaaccttatacagGCTATTTGTATGTTCCAACACAGCCTCTATCATCTGAATGGCTAGAAGAACATAGCTATtcgatttttgttttattctagATTATCTTGTTTTAATGTGTTTATCTCCTAGAATGGGAGCCAGCAGCCATGCCATATTCCAGAAAGCTGTACAACAGAAACTGACCTCCATGGTCTTCACATTTGGTTGATAAAGATTGATCTCTAAGCTGGGCCTAGTGATGCATGccaataatcccagtgactcgggagactGTAgtaaggaggatcgcaagtttgaggccagcctcagcaacttagagagacccttcctaaaaagaaaaattaaaaaggtgcTGGGTGTAgtgggttcatgcctgtaatcccagcagctctgaaggttgaggcagaagaattgctagtttgaaaccagcctcgaaaccagcctcggcaacttagtgaggctctaagaaactcaatgagagcctgtctctaaataaaatataaaaagggctagggatgtggcttagggttgcatgccactgggttcaatccccagcacccccccaaaaaaaaaaattaaaaaggatagGGGATATACTCAGTAGTAAAGTATTCCTGAGTTccaccccagtacaaaaaaaaaaagcaagaaattgCCTCCAAGCCAGGTATAGGTGGTGTATACCTGACGTAATCCCTGctgttttgagaggctgaggcaggaggatcaaaagttcaaggccaatctggacaatttagtgataccctgtctcaaaaaataaaaaaggcttggAATATaagtcattggtagagcacttgcctaacatgtccaAGGCATGGTCTTAATACCTAATATCCAAACATTTGACCTGTACGTTGGGCTGGAATATAGGTCTTGGggtcaatccctagcactaccggaaaaaaaaaatttttttttgacctCTAGAACTGGTAATGTCATACCTGTAGTCCCAAatatctgggaggctgaggcagaatctTTTAAGCCctggagttcaagaccagcctaagCAACTGTGAGACCCTCTCTCCAAAGGAGACtaaatttattatttgtttgtagttatttttaaattttttcttagttgttgatgggcctttattttattttatatgcagtgctgagaattgaacccagtgcctcacacatgctaggcaagtgctccaccattaagccacaaccccagccccttattattatttttcaactTCTGAAGTCCCAAGTACATCCCTTAGTAAAGGTAGATTTAGTTTAGGAAAGCTAATGGGCTTCACCAGGCCAATTGTCTCTGCTCATGGAGCTTGCTTACCCTGGGCACAAGGTTCCTGTGCTTTGCCATCTGAATTCCAAATCTGAGATAGAAACACAGAATACCTGACAGTTGTAGGCTGCTCTCAGCATAGGGTTGCTTGTCTGTGTTTGGGTAGATAGAGTCAAAGGAAGAGTTAcgtagagagctctgaagagtcttCTTTTTGACTGGTGTCTCTATCCTTTCACTTAGGTTGCTGAGATCACAGGTGTTGTGGAAACTGCCAAAGTTTACCAGCTGGGTGGTACCAGAACAAACAAAGGGCTACAACTACGGTAAGAGGCACTGCTGTGGCAGCTTTGGTTCCCTCTTTAAACAGGCACTGCCTGTTGAGCTGTCATTGCCTCCAGTGTAATGTTTCCTGTTGCTATGAATGCTTTTTATATGATCCCACAAGGTACCCTAAAGGAACTCATTCTATCTTTACCTATAGGGAAAGTCTCCAGATATTATTTTCTCCCAAGGtcccagcctaggcaatttagtaagactctcTGACAGCATAAAATCAAAAACGGTGggtgagcacttgcctaacatgcacaaagcccagggtccaatccccagtaccacaaaaaaaaaaaaaaaaaaaaaaaaaggctggggagacAGGAATATGAAGTACTAAGACATACAGAAGAATGATTTTGAGTCATAAGAGAAAATGCCCAGCGAACACAGTCAAGAGGCTTGTTTCTGGTCCTGGCTCTCTCACTTAActaaattcatctttgaaaagtcAAGTTATCTTTCAggactttgtttcctcttcagtaaacTGAACATGTCATTCACTCAACATTTGTGCTAGGTACAGTTCTGATCATCAGGTTAAAAGAAAGAACAAGATAGACATACACAAATCCCTGCCTCTTGGAActaatattttttgtttgttttggtaccagggattgaacccaggggtgcttaaccaccaagccatacccttttttatattttattagagacaggatcttgctgatttgctcagggcctcattaagttgctgaggctaggtttgaacttgcgatcctcctgtctgagcctcccaagttgctggaattacaggcatgctccactgcGCCCAGTGGACCCTAAGAATTCTAAAGACCCCAtagaaaggaatagaagtagttTGCCAGGATCACACAGCAAAGAGCTGTGATGGACGTGGCTGCCCCTGGGCCTATATTGGTCACCATGATCTCTCTGTTTCCCTCCCACATCCTCACTCCATTGTCTCCCCTAATTTGTTTTAAAAGAGCCATTTGGACTAGGAAGTGGCCATAACAAACAGAATCAAATTCTAGATGATTTCAAAGAGAAGCCAGGATTGAGAACTGCAGAGATAGAAGGTACACAGAGGTAGTAGGATTGCTTTGCTGATCCTAGAGTCAACACACACTTTCTTGGAAATGCCGTCTCTCTTTTATGTAGGCATGGTAATGACCAACGAGTGTTCCGCCTAGAGTTTGTCTCAAACCAAGAATTTACTGAAAGTGAATTCATGAAGTGGAAAGAAGCGGTAAGTGTCTAGAGCTTCCCTAGCGGTTATTTGCAAACACTGAAAAGTCTCTTTCCCGAATCCTTTACTAATAACCTTTCTCATATTTTGGTCCAGATGTTCTCTGCTGGCATGCAGTTGCCCACTCTAGATGAAATCAATAAAAAGGAATTATCTATTAAAGAAGCTCTTAATTATAAATTCAATGATCAGGACATTGAAGAGGTAAGAAACCTTGGTACCCAGAGCCTGGAGGTTTATCAAGTTCATCAGGGTTTAGagatcataattttattttctccctatATCTTGATATTTTTAGGTATCCATGAAGATGAGGGAATACTAATACTGCTACCTTATTATTCATAGTTCATCAAGTTTTTCTCTGTATATTCTCATCTGCAGATTAGATTATGTAGACTCAATATATTCAGGGATCAGGGCTATATATTCTGCTAGGTTTGGTCCTTCTGGAAGTTTCTTTCTCCAAAATATTTTGGCAGAATTCTTTGATTTCTGTTCTCTTGGACAGTGGCTAGCCTTACAATACCAGGCCCTTGGGCTGCTGCTATTCATTGGTGCATATTCCTTCAGACTGTCCCAGAAGAATCTCCGTGACCCTGGAAGCAGCATAGTATCCCTTGGAATGAACTCATTCTCTCTTGGGGGCATGACGCCGCTATAGGAAGAGCAGTCCCCTTTTAACTAGCTGCTTGGCTCCAAAAGGGCTCACTTAGCCTGTCTACAAAAATAGTTTAGGAATACCTCACTGCTGGTATCTCCTCTCTGGTACAGATtgttaaagagaaagaaaggttCAGAAAAGCTCCACCCAACTATGCTATGAAGAAGACTCAGCTGCTAAAGGAAAAGGTAAGGACATGTATTTGAGCCTCTTTGCCCATCCTGTAAGGAGATACGGAAATCAAACTACTAGTATATCTTCTGCTAAGTTAATGATAGAATTGGGACAAAACTCTGGGCTCAGTTATAAGCAACACAGTGTATTCTTGATGTCTTTGTGAAATTCCTCGGCCATTTTCCTGTCTATAAATTGAAATTGTTCCATTCTTGTTACTTTCTAGTCCTTTTACTTTCATGTGTAGTAAAATAGACCCCCACACACACCAAAGGTAGGTGTGGTgttgcatacttgtaatcccagtgactcaggaggctgagatggaggattataaattcaggtcagtctcagcaacctagtgagacctccatctcaaaattttaaaaagggggatGTAGTAAAGCACATCTGAGTTCATTCCACAAtaacaagaacaaaataaaacaaaacaaaaaaagacctGTTAAGACCTACTATTCCTCACTGGGTCTAAACAGACAACTAATATTATCAAGCCCAATTATTGTATGTGGTTTTCCATTCTTCAAATCCTGATGGGGTGTGAGCCTTGTTATGATAGTTTAGCCATGTGGACCTGGCTTTTACATATTGCTGCCACTAGGGGTCCATAGCCAGGTAGCTATATGGCAGTGTACTTTAAGAAAAATTACACATTTTGTGTTTGTAAAGTATTTCTTCACTATTCTTTCACGTCTCTTGTCATTTGTTCATCATAAATTAATAAACTACATATATTATTAGGCTGTATATCAAGAATCCCCTTCCAGCAATCATAGCCAAGAGCTTACATGCTTCTCTGTGTGCAGGCCATGGCTGAAGACCTGGGAGATCAGGACAAGGCGAAACAAATCCAAGACCAGCTGAATGAGTTGGAGGAGCGAGCCGAGGCCCTGGACCGCCAGCGGACCAAGAACATATCTGCTATCAGGTGTGTTAACTGAGCCTATTTTGGTTGGGCCCCTATCCATGGTCTGAAGACCTTGGCCAAAATTATTGGGCAAGCCTGTGGCCTTGTACACACTGTGCTACACTGACTCTCCAGATCTCTGGGGTCAGGGCTCCGAGACTACATCCCTCTTATGGTCCACTGACTCATCTCTTACTCATCCCATAGTTATATCAACCAGCGGAACAGGGAGTGGAACATTGTAGAGTCTGAGAAGGCCCTTGTGGTGAGTAAGACAACTTTATCtgaatcatttaaaaatttaaatagaatGATATGAAATCTTCCTACATGTTGCTCAGGTCTATCTTTTAAATCATTGAAATAACACATATACTTAGCATATACTCATTCTCTATGTGTACATTTACCCatgtaatttattaatttataatgaAAAACAACAGTCTTCTACCCTGCTTTACCCTTTCTGCCCTGAGACTACTCCACAGATGTTCATTCCTACCAGTTTCTGATTTTTGGTTGTTGCCCTGATAGCTGCTCTGGTGTTCTTAAAGGGAAAGGATAATAACTTCCAGGTTGTtgttcccctcccccaccccctgcaccCCTTGCAAAGAGATTATTTATAAGCAAGCTTATAATGAATGAGAGGATGGGGAAAGGAGGTATGGTTCTCTAATACATGTTCTCTGTTTTAGGCTGAAAGTCACAACATGAAAAACCAACAGATGGATCCCTTTACCAGGCGGCAATGCAAACCTACCATCGTCTCTAATGTGAGTGCCTAAAGAGGACATTTTTAGTCAGGACCTAGATTCTAGGACATAAAATGAATTCCATTAGGAAATtaataaagaagttaaaaataatgttttcctAGCTGGGATTTGCTTGCCTGCTTCAAGTTCTTGAGTCCAGAAACTTCCTTTTTTATCTCGCTATAGGTCATACAGGTAGTGAAAACCTGACATGGATTCATAAAAACCCTGTGACTAACCCCTGTGTACCAGGGTGGGTTTATAGTGCAGTGCAGTCCCTAAAGTAACTTATTCAAAGTGCTTGGAACCAAAAGTGTTTCAAAGTTTGGATTGGTGGGGGGGGCGGTATATTTGAATATTTGCATAACTTGGGGATATGACCCAAGTCTACatgtgaaattcatttatatttcatatgtcCTACACATCACCAGAAGGTAATTTTGTATCATATTTTTAGTGTGCCTATGTTTTGACTACAACCTGTCACATGAGGTcaagtgtggaattttccacttatgGCACCAGGTTGGTACACAAAAAGTTTTGGATATTTGAGCACTTTGGATTTCAAGTTTTCATATTGATAATGTGTTACTCAGGTGTGGGTATGGattagtttttgtttggtttttcagtcctggggattgaacccagagccttcatatgctaggcaagcactctaccactgtgctatatcTCCATAGGTGTAGTTTTAAAAGCTTTTAATTTCCCTTCTTTTGCTGCCTTGAGGAAAACTCCACTGAGCTACTGATGAGTCTGCTGTGGTGCTTATGATATTATTGGTAGTAGGTAGAAAGAATCTGGCAGTAAGACTCTGAATGTTGAAGTCTctaaaaataacttattttttttctcagtccAGAGACCCGGCTGTTCAAGCTGCCATTTTGGCCCAGCTAAATGCAAAGTATGGTTCTGGAGTGTTACCAGATGCTCCAAAGGAAATGAGCAAGGCAAGTGCAGTACTAACTACCCTGTGGCTGCAGAGCTAGGCTGCTGGCTAGAACCCTGAGTGAGCATCTTACCTGGTTTGGGCTTGATTTTTCCCACAGGAGAACATGGAGTCCCACTTACAGTGCTTTCTCTATCATAGTTTTTTATAATCAGCAAAACTTAATTTTGATCAAACAACCTAAACTCTAAACTCAGCACCATTACTTAACTAGAGTTGAAGCCACTGTGTCTTTGGGCCACTGATTTGTAGATCTCTGCGGCACATTTAGGGAGTATTTTATATACCCTACCTACTTTGGAGGATAATTAGGAGAAGCAGTTGACATGTTGTAAGGATCAGATGGTTATATATCAGATGGTGAAAGCAAAAATGGGAAACTGAGAGaacctcccatttacaaaaaattTTCTACCCAATTTTGAGTCTTGGGTAGACTGTCCTAGGAATTCCTGAAATCTGGGGTGAGAAGATGGCGTATTGTCTTAAGCCCGCCCTTCCTTCTCACATACCACAGATATGAGTCTTCCTTTttgctttgaaacttacaaataTCTGTACAATTGAGTGGCAAGTCAGGACTtcagaaacaaaataaaggcaatcTTTTTGAAGGGAAATTGCAAGCAATACTTTCCCTACACCTGTCAAAAACAAGACAGACAAGCAGACCTATATACATAAGCTAGGCATATGGACATTGTAAGCTTCAGAAAAGAAAGCTCTTATCTATGGTCTCTCCTGTCTTCCCTCTTTGAGAATCAGAAAAGGACTTTAGAGGAAAATATAATGAACTTAAATAAGAGCTTTGGCCATTAGTGGCTGCTGCTTCTTAAAATCTTCTTAAACTTATGCTCTTTATAATTAGTTTTCCTCTTCTTATTCCAGGGTCAGGGAAAGGATAAAGATTTGAATTCTAAGTCAGCCAATGACCTCTCAGAAGACTTGTTCAAAGTGCACGATTTTGATGTGAAGATTGATTTACAGGTTCCCAGCTCAGGTATGTGAGGGTGGGGAAGTACTGATGACTGATGACTATATGGATCCACAGCTCTCTTGGCCTGTGAGGAGACCTTACTCTAATGAAAAAAATGGAGAGGGGCAGACATGGTGTGGAAcagcatctctggaggctgagtcaggaggatcatgaattcaaagccagcctcagcaacttaaggagaccctctctctaataaaataccaaaaaggggattagggatgtggtttagttgttaagtgcccctgggttcaattcccagtaccaaaaaaaagtaaactgAAGAAATGGGGATAGTATCTGTAGAGGCCAGGTTAGACTGGCTGCAGTAACATTTGACTACAGTCTGCAGTCAGTAAGGCTATCTGAAGGAATGAAGCACAAGACTAAAAGACTTTGTGGGTACTTCACATGCCAATTTATTCTTTCCCACAGAGTCAAAGGCTTTGGCCATCACCTCCAAGGCTCCTCCAGCCAAGGATGGGGCTCCAAGGAGATCTCTGAACTTGGAGGACTACAAAAAACGACGGGGGCTTATTTGAGAGTATCCAGCCTGCTGCTTCTGACCCTGCATGCCCATCAGTGTCCTGcctttcctcttttcctttgATTTGCCCTctttgggctggagcagcagtagaacTGGGAAGAGACTCTAAACTGCCAGTCATCTGTaatataaaccatttgctgtataGACCTCCCTTGTCTGCACCAACTCCCACCAAACCCCTGGGCCCCACCCATTATGGATGTGGGCTCAGTTGGGCTTTTTCCATGTCTTTAGATTTgtgtttgccttttttttttttttttctttttttaaccagcACAGTTCATTGGCCACTCTACACACATTCAGTATTACCATGGAGCTGGGATTCCTGCTGGAGCCCCTGGTGGCGATAGCAGCAGCACTGGGCAGTCTTCTCTCCAAGACTGCCTTGGACCCAACCATTGAACATTTGGCACCTGACCTTTGTGGAGGGAGCAGGGATTGGGCACCTGCAGTCCTCCTTACTctctcatctttctcttcttcccaTCTCTGTGGAAGAAGGGTTttcaaaaacaatttagtttcCAAAAAGTGTACATttgtggggagggaggggggtctaatttgagagagagagagagagtgtgtgtgtgtgtgtatgtatgtatgtatgtatgtgtgtgtatgtatgtaagtgtgggtttttttatcattttttaaaaatgcagtacTCTTTGTATCAGTCTGTCATTGGTCTATAGCTGTTTCAGATTTTTTTCAGCTGTACTTGAGCATCTGAAACTGCAAGAAAGAAACTCATTAAATGTGATTCTTCTTATTAAACAGACCTGACTGCTGTAGCTGTGTAACTTTCCCTATCCTCTCTTCCTCCATCACCTCCCCATCTTCAAGAAAACTCCCTAGTTTAGCTCCTTGCCTTATAGGCTGtgtcctggcaggcaggagggaaGCCTGAGGCAGGTGCCAGGAGGGCAAAAGGTGTCTTGCTCATCCCATGGCACAGCCTACAGCTTCTTGGCTGAACATAGAGTGTGTCTTGTTCCCACCCAGTGTACCTGTGTCTTCCTAGTGATTCTGTTTTGATGTTTTGGCAAGAAtaacatttgttttgttttttaaaagaaattattcaACATGAATGTGGAGAGCAAACAATAAGATTTagattgaaaatgttaccagcatgtgcagttgtgtgtgtgtatacatatatatatggtaAGCATATATATTGTTGTGCAGCTAGGGTGAAGCCAGCAAAGAGGTGTGTATGTCGTTATGAAATGTTTGAAAAGAGATAAGCTGACTGCTTGATAATCATTCTCAGGTGTAAAGCTCCAAGTGTAAATAAAAGTGGCATTTAACAAATCTTTTCAGAACAAAGTACAGCTGACTATATATACCAAGAACTAAGCTAAAGAAACAGCTGAGAGCTGCTGATTTCCACAAAAGGGAGAGAATCTAGAAGCTCTACTCTGTACTTCTTCACTCAATTTTTGTATAAGGAAGGGGATGATGGGAAATCACAGAGTTGTTTTGAAACAAGAATGAACTTGGTAACTCTTCTGGGTTTGGTAGAGCCTCAGTGTTGCTTTAACTtagtttacatattttttaaaaaaattggcaaTGGGTGGTTTTAAAGTATTGTGACTGTGTAAAATTGTTAAATGACTGTAACTCAGCTATATGGTAGCTGTGACAGTTCAGTTGGGCAAAGGAGTGGTGATGGACTCATTAAAATCATATATACTTGAATAGTCCATTGACCGAAACTCTTTATAGACTGTTGTGTAAATGTGGAATCACAGACTGTTAAACATTGCCTGGACTCTAGCAGAGTCCTGGAGCTGCTGGGACCTCTCCTATCATGTCAAACTTGGACTTTTTCTTTCTGGTTTTAAAAGACATAAAATCatagaatccatataatttgctggaGTCATTCTGATCCACCATGTAGATCTGTATTTAGTATCATTTGGATTTGGAGAAGTGTCGATTTACATTATGGCTgtgtaataaaatttttattaaaactgcATCACACTGTAGCACTTTGCCACTACCTCCCCACCTGCAGCTGCTGAAACCTTCATTTGGAGGTGCCAAagcacagagcagggagaaaaGTCAACCAAACCAAAGAAGACTGAAAGTTAACCTACCACCTGAGTAGCCTACCTGATAATTGGGATCAAGACTGAGGACTTGGCTGCAGTCCCAGCTGAGGCAGAGCCTCTGAGTCAGAATCTTGGCCAGGCCTAAGACATGGGCTTTGTCCCACCGGCTGGGCTTCTTTATGGGTCACAGTATTTCTTATGCTAGGGAACTGCCTCAGTGGCCCCCTCCACCACTCCCATCCCCAACATGGTTTTGATGTTGAAGAGTGCAGCACCCAAGTCTGTTTTATACATTTTTCAGTTCCTTCCAGGAAGTGAGAAGGTCAATGTCCATACGCTTAGCTCATGCATATAGGTCTGTCTTGTTTTTGACAGGTGCAGGGAAAGTATTGCCTGCAACTTCCTTTCAAAAAGATTgcctttgttttgtttctgagaAGTCCTGACTTGTCATCAATTGTACAGATATTTGTAAATAAACTTGATGCCATTTTAACAAGGGGATCAGACTTAGTCCAAGGCTTGCATCCTAAGTGGCACCTCAAAGTTCTTAAGAAAGCCTCTCCTGCTCTTTTTCTTCCCCTTCTCGTAGCACTGCACCCCCCAAAGTGAaagtggctgttgacaacttaagCAGCCTGGTTCTCCAGAAGGCCAAGTTGCCTAGACCTAGGGGGGCCTGCAGTTTCCCTGGCTTACTTCTAATCTTggtaaacaacaacaaacagcAGTGTTAACTGGGACAGGCACCTAATAGGATGCCTAACCCTAGTGAGAACTGGCCCTAACATTTCATTTGGCTTAGGCAGTTCCTGTGCTGTTTTCTGCCTTTGGTATGTGTGAAGCAGGGTTTCAGGGGCTGTGAGTGTGTTCATGAAGGAAACAGTTGATATCCTCTGACCTGACCCAAGGAAGGAGATTTGTAAGGGGTTCCCGCTCTGAAATTGTGTCTGAAACCCCTATTGGCCATATTTAActagaaagcaagaagatccccaGACCTTTAACTCCCTATGGTAGAAACCAGATCCAAGGCTGCCTCTGATGTTGAAGAAATAGTCCCCAGGATTTAGCCAGCAAGTGCATCCGCTGAGGTTTCCTCAGACTTCTTGTCCTCCACATGCTCTTCTTAGGGTTCTGGGTTCTATGTGGCAGCCACTTGCTGTTtatcactgaaaaacaaaaataagcacctccagggctggggatatagctcagttggtaaagtgcttgccttacatgcatatggccctgggttcaatccccagcaccacaaaaaataaataaaaaaaaaaaaaaaattagcacctCCAGAGCAGGTGGAGGGAGAGAAGAGGAGTGGTAGGGCGATCAACATCTTCCAGCTTCTTCCAGGAGAGAGACCATTCCTCAGGTAAACATGGGTTGACTGTGGACTAGCAGCTCTAAGGAACCAGGAAGCCACTGGCCTCAGCTTAGATTTGTTTGTTGCATTATTCCCTGGACTACTTGGGGGTCCTTTGGTCTGTGTTTGGGGGTTGGAAGGAATAACTGTAAACAGGACCCACCACAgcctgcccttttttttttttttttttttttttaagcaattgGTATTGAATCcaaggacactctaccactgagccacatccttagccctttttattttttatttgagacaattTCTCTCTAAACTGCCTAGGCTGACTTCCAGCTTGCAATCCTTTTGCCCTAGCCTCTAAGTTATTGAAAtttcagatgtgcaccaccatacccagaagAGTCTGCCTTTTCTGTAAGGTTGCCCAGGCCAGTCCCAGTGCATGGTGAGGGGAACCTCCAAATGCAATTTATTAGCCCCCAGTAGGGCATAGCTACTAAAGCACAGGCACATCTAGAGCGTCCAGTCTATGCTCCAGCTCTGTGTGTGAGCACCAAGAGCCATAAGGCAGCCCAAATTGATGCAGGGTTCATAGGACTGAGCTAGTTAATTGCTCTGAGACACAAGTTCTTTGTCTTTAAAAAACAACCTACCAAGCCAGACACGAT
This region of Callospermophilus lateralis isolate mCalLat2 chromosome 3, mCalLat2.hap1, whole genome shotgun sequence genomic DNA includes:
- the Rtf1 gene encoding RNA polymerase-associated protein RTF1 homolog, which produces MRGRLCVGRAAAASAAVAVPLAGGQEGSPGGVRRGSRGTNMVKKRKGRVVIDSDTEDSGSDENLDQELLSLAKRKRSDSEEKEPPVSQPAASSDSETSDSDDEWTFGSNKNKKKGKGRKIEKKGTMKKQANKTASSGSSDKDSSAESSAPEEGEVSDSDSNSSSSSSDSDSSSEDEEFHDGYGEDLMGDEEDRARLEQMTEKEREQELFNRIEKREVLKRRFEIKKKLKTAKKKEKKEKKKKQEEEQEKKKLTQIQESQVTSHNKERRSKRDEKLDKKSQAMEELKAEREKRKNRTAELLAKKQPLKTSEVYSDDEEEEEDDKSSEKSDRSSRTSSSDEEEEKEEIPPKSQPVSLPEELNRVRLSRHKLERWCHMPFFAKTVTGCFVRIGIGNHNSKPVYRVAEITGVVETAKVYQLGGTRTNKGLQLRHGNDQRVFRLEFVSNQEFTESEFMKWKEAMFSAGMQLPTLDEINKKELSIKEALNYKFNDQDIEEIVKEKERFRKAPPNYAMKKTQLLKEKAMAEDLGDQDKAKQIQDQLNELEERAEALDRQRTKNISAISYINQRNREWNIVESEKALVAESHNMKNQQMDPFTRRQCKPTIVSNSRDPAVQAAILAQLNAKYGSGVLPDAPKEMSKGQGKDKDLNSKSANDLSEDLFKVHDFDVKIDLQVPSSESKALAITSKAPPAKDGAPRRSLNLEDYKKRRGLI